The following coding sequences lie in one Amycolatopsis cihanbeyliensis genomic window:
- a CDS encoding oxidoreductase, with amino-acid sequence MTDPLRPLLDLEGVAEAAQSAQEAVFAVHRHGANLRGGSATAAEASVRAARASAGIDGADPELPAEGAVRDPLLAGALRVAEATESLLPTWRRAPLQALARMHVLAATDLVDDPDSLGRPGADPGMARRLELLAQLVTGATAVPGPVLTAVVHGELLTLDAFGTADGVLARAAGRLTMIATGLDPKALTVPEVACFRRVRRYRAAAAAFATGEPEGVREWLLFAFESLHAGAKEATTIADATG; translated from the coding sequence ATGACGGATCCGTTGCGACCGCTGCTTGATCTGGAGGGTGTGGCCGAGGCCGCGCAGTCGGCGCAGGAGGCGGTGTTCGCGGTGCACCGGCACGGCGCCAACCTGCGGGGCGGCTCGGCGACCGCGGCGGAGGCCTCGGTGCGTGCGGCGCGGGCTTCGGCCGGCATCGACGGTGCCGATCCGGAACTACCCGCGGAGGGCGCGGTGCGGGACCCGCTGCTGGCCGGTGCGCTGCGGGTGGCGGAGGCGACGGAGTCCCTGCTGCCGACCTGGCGGCGTGCGCCCTTGCAGGCGTTGGCCAGGATGCATGTGCTGGCGGCGACGGACCTCGTCGACGATCCCGACAGCCTGGGCAGGCCGGGCGCGGATCCGGGGATGGCGCGGCGGCTGGAACTGCTCGCCCAGTTGGTCACCGGCGCCACCGCGGTACCAGGGCCGGTACTGACCGCGGTCGTGCACGGGGAACTGCTCACCCTGGACGCGTTCGGAACGGCGGACGGCGTGCTGGCCAGGGCCGCGGGCCGGCTGACCATGATCGCGACGGGGCTGGACCCGAAGGCGCTGACCGTGCCCGAGGTCGCGTGCTTCCGTCGGGTGCGCCGCTACCGGGCCGCCGCCGCGGCCTTCGCCACCGGCGAGCCGGAGGGTGTGCGGGAGTGGCTGCTGTTCGCCTTCGAGTCGCTCCACGCGGGCGCGAAGGAGGCCACCACCATCGCCGACGCCACCGGCTGA
- a CDS encoding SAM-dependent methyltransferase: MCAVFEQWDITSSVGLTALGVASARAVETDRADPLVSDPYAAAFVRAADSPRPLPARLEDTSVAGDGWFRHSRYLGVRSRFFDEYFAASTAAGIHQVVLLAAGLDTRAYRLDWPDGCELYEVDQPKVLAFKRTVLDEQAASARCRRHEVATDLRDDWESALLGAGFDPRRPTAWLAEGLLPYLPGRAEEGLFEVIHRLSAAGSRLAVERASIDRLATLRDHPLFREAFEEFGADVSQLWNAEPRRDCADWLRSAGWTAAAESAQQAGQRYGLPMDDPFDEVMGTATLLTATREHG, from the coding sequence ATGTGCGCCGTCTTCGAACAGTGGGACATCACCTCGAGCGTCGGCTTGACGGCGCTGGGGGTCGCCTCCGCCCGCGCGGTCGAGACCGACCGCGCCGATCCACTGGTGTCCGATCCCTACGCGGCCGCGTTCGTCCGTGCCGCCGACTCCCCCCGACCGCTGCCCGCCCGCCTCGAGGACACCTCCGTCGCCGGCGACGGCTGGTTCCGTCATTCCCGCTACCTGGGCGTGCGGTCGAGGTTCTTCGACGAGTACTTCGCGGCGAGCACCGCGGCGGGTATCCACCAGGTCGTGCTGCTGGCGGCCGGGCTGGACACCCGGGCGTACCGGCTGGACTGGCCGGACGGCTGCGAGCTGTACGAGGTGGACCAGCCCAAGGTGTTGGCGTTCAAGCGGACGGTGCTCGACGAGCAGGCCGCGAGCGCACGCTGCCGCCGGCACGAGGTCGCAACCGACCTGCGCGACGACTGGGAGTCCGCGCTGCTCGGGGCCGGTTTCGACCCGCGGCGGCCGACGGCCTGGCTGGCCGAGGGGCTGCTGCCCTACCTGCCGGGGCGGGCCGAGGAAGGGCTGTTCGAGGTGATCCACCGGCTGTCCGCGGCGGGCAGCCGGCTGGCCGTCGAGCGGGCCAGCATCGACAGGCTGGCCACGCTGCGCGACCACCCGCTGTTCCGCGAGGCGTTCGAGGAGTTCGGCGCCGACGTCAGCCAGCTCTGGAACGCCGAACCGCGCCGCGACTGCGCCGACTGGCTGCGTTCCGCGGGCTGGACGGCCGCCGCCGAGTCCGCGCAGCAGGCAGGGCAACGGTACGGCCTACCGATGGACGACCCCTTCGACGAGGTGATGGGCACCGCCACCCTGCTGACCGCCACCCGGGAGCACGGTTAG
- a CDS encoding MurR/RpiR family transcriptional regulator, with protein MDTNPDAEQPSDDVRPNVAELDESARESDSSPLVRIRSLLPGLARAEQRVAKVVLDDPSAVARRSITEVALAANTSETTVTRFCKAIGVGGYPQLRIALAADTARSEARSSRNLGGEIATDDDLPAVVSKVSFADARAVEETAEQLDIPVLEQVINVVAGAGRVDVYGVGASAFVAADLQQKLHRIGRVSFAWSDTHIMLTSAAVLNGGDVAVGISHTGATTDTVEALRVAREHGATTVALTNFPRSPITEVADHVLTTAARETTFRSGATASRIAQLTVIDCLFIGVAQRHMDAAVNALDATRDAVGAHRLGVRPDGRRRPRETGK; from the coding sequence ATGGACACGAATCCTGACGCTGAGCAACCCTCCGACGACGTTCGGCCAAACGTGGCGGAGCTCGACGAGTCGGCCCGGGAGTCCGACTCGTCACCGCTCGTGCGTATTCGTTCGCTGCTGCCCGGACTCGCCCGTGCCGAGCAGCGCGTCGCCAAGGTCGTGCTGGACGACCCCTCGGCGGTGGCTCGGCGCAGCATCACCGAAGTCGCGCTCGCCGCGAACACCAGTGAGACCACCGTCACCCGGTTCTGCAAGGCGATCGGCGTCGGCGGTTACCCGCAGTTACGAATCGCGCTCGCCGCGGACACGGCCCGGTCGGAAGCCCGGTCCAGCCGCAACCTCGGCGGCGAGATCGCGACCGACGACGACCTGCCCGCCGTGGTCAGCAAGGTCAGCTTCGCCGACGCCCGTGCGGTGGAGGAAACCGCGGAGCAACTCGACATCCCGGTGCTGGAACAGGTCATCAACGTGGTGGCCGGGGCGGGCAGGGTCGACGTGTACGGGGTCGGCGCCAGCGCCTTCGTCGCCGCCGACCTGCAGCAGAAGCTGCACCGGATCGGCAGGGTGAGCTTCGCCTGGTCGGACACGCACATCATGCTCACCTCGGCCGCGGTGCTGAACGGCGGTGATGTCGCGGTGGGCATCTCGCACACCGGTGCCACCACCGACACGGTGGAGGCACTGCGGGTCGCCCGCGAACACGGCGCGACCACCGTCGCACTGACGAACTTCCCTCGCTCCCCCATCACCGAGGTCGCCGACCACGTGCTCACCACGGCGGCACGGGAAACGACGTTCCGATCCGGCGCCACCGCCAGCCGGATCGCGCAACTCACTGTCATCGACTGCCTGTTCATCGGTGTCGCGCAACGGCACATGGACGCCGCGGTCAACGCGCTGGACGCCACCAGGGACGCCGTGGGCGCACACCGGCTCGGGGTCCGGCCGGATGGCAGGCGGCGACCGCGGGAAACCGGAAAATGA
- the acs gene encoding acetate--CoA ligase — protein sequence MTEQSPALDNLLSETRTFPPDGEFAAQANAGAGMYAEAQSDREGFWAEQAEKLDWESRWDQVVDWSNAPFARWFVGGRLNVAFNCVDRHVAAGFGDQVAIHWVGEPGDTREITYAQLQEEVCRAANGLASLGVVAGDRVAIQLQMIPEAIVAMLACARIGALHSVVFGGFSPTALRARVDDAEAKVVITSDGQYRRGKAAAMKAQVDEALVGAESVQRVLVVRRTGAETPEEVPWTESRDIWWHELMATQPAEHEAEAFDSEHPLFILYTSGTTGKPKGILHTSGGYLTQAAYTHRVVFDHKPGQDVYWCTADIGWVTGHSYIVYGPLANRATQVVYEGTPNTPHEGRHWEIVQNYKVSIYYTAPTLIRTFMKWGSDIPAKYDLSSLRVLGSVGEPINPEAWMWYREHIGGGRAPIVDTWWQTETGAIMISPLPGVTHTKPGSAQAPLPGISAKVVDDNGAEVPAGGGGYLVLDKPWPAMLRGIWGDDERYRETYWSRFADQGFYFAGDGAKYDSDGDIWLLGRVDDVMNVSGHRISTTEVESALVSHPAVAEAAVVGASDATTGQGIVAFVILRGSSTDAGEQTVQDLRNHVAGEIGPIAKPRQIMVVSELPKTRSGKIMRRLLRDVAENRDVGDVTTLADASVMDQIASGLKSGSDED from the coding sequence ATGACAGAGCAGTCCCCGGCTCTCGACAACCTACTGTCCGAGACTCGGACGTTTCCACCGGATGGGGAATTCGCCGCGCAGGCGAATGCGGGCGCGGGGATGTATGCCGAAGCGCAGTCCGACCGCGAGGGTTTCTGGGCCGAACAAGCGGAGAAACTGGACTGGGAATCGCGCTGGGATCAGGTGGTCGACTGGTCGAACGCACCATTTGCGCGATGGTTTGTCGGTGGCCGGCTGAATGTTGCCTTCAATTGTGTTGACCGGCATGTGGCAGCCGGTTTCGGGGATCAGGTCGCGATTCACTGGGTCGGCGAGCCCGGGGACACAAGGGAGATCACCTACGCGCAGCTGCAGGAGGAGGTCTGCCGGGCCGCGAACGGTCTCGCGTCCCTCGGAGTGGTCGCGGGCGACCGGGTGGCGATCCAGCTCCAGATGATTCCGGAGGCGATCGTCGCGATGCTGGCGTGCGCGCGGATCGGCGCGCTGCACAGCGTGGTGTTCGGTGGATTCTCCCCGACCGCCCTGCGGGCCCGGGTGGACGACGCCGAGGCCAAGGTGGTGATCACCTCCGACGGGCAGTACCGGCGTGGCAAGGCCGCGGCGATGAAGGCACAGGTGGATGAGGCCCTCGTCGGCGCGGAGAGCGTGCAACGGGTGCTGGTGGTGCGCCGTACCGGCGCGGAGACCCCGGAAGAGGTGCCGTGGACCGAGTCCAGGGACATCTGGTGGCACGAGCTGATGGCCACGCAGCCGGCCGAGCACGAGGCGGAGGCCTTCGACTCCGAACACCCGCTGTTCATTCTGTACACCAGCGGCACGACCGGGAAACCGAAGGGGATTCTGCACACCTCGGGCGGATACCTGACTCAGGCCGCCTACACGCACCGGGTGGTTTTCGACCACAAGCCAGGGCAGGACGTGTACTGGTGCACCGCGGACATCGGCTGGGTGACCGGACATTCCTACATCGTGTACGGACCGCTGGCGAACCGGGCGACGCAGGTGGTTTACGAGGGCACGCCGAACACCCCGCACGAGGGGCGGCACTGGGAAATCGTGCAGAACTACAAGGTGTCGATCTACTACACCGCGCCGACGTTGATCCGGACGTTCATGAAATGGGGCTCGGATATTCCGGCGAAGTACGACCTTTCCTCGCTGCGGGTGCTGGGCAGCGTCGGTGAGCCGATCAACCCGGAGGCGTGGATGTGGTACCGGGAGCACATCGGCGGCGGCCGGGCACCCATCGTGGACACCTGGTGGCAGACCGAGACCGGGGCGATCATGATCTCCCCGTTGCCTGGCGTCACGCACACCAAGCCGGGGTCGGCGCAGGCGCCGCTGCCGGGGATCTCGGCGAAGGTGGTCGATGACAACGGCGCCGAGGTGCCCGCGGGTGGCGGCGGCTACCTGGTACTGGACAAGCCCTGGCCGGCCATGCTGCGCGGCATCTGGGGCGACGACGAGCGGTACCGGGAGACCTACTGGTCCCGGTTCGCCGACCAGGGTTTCTACTTCGCCGGGGACGGCGCCAAGTACGACAGCGACGGGGACATCTGGCTGCTCGGGCGGGTGGACGACGTGATGAACGTGTCCGGGCACCGGATCTCCACCACCGAGGTCGAGTCCGCGCTGGTCTCCCACCCCGCGGTGGCCGAGGCCGCGGTGGTCGGCGCCAGCGACGCCACCACCGGGCAGGGCATCGTCGCCTTCGTCATCCTGCGGGGCAGCTCCACCGACGCCGGCGAGCAGACCGTGCAGGACCTGCGCAACCACGTGGCAGGGGAGATCGGCCCGATCGCCAAGCCCCGGCAGATCATGGTCGTGTCGGAGCTGCCCAAGACCCGCTCCGGCAAGATCATGCGCCGCCTGCTGCGCGATGTCGCGGAGAACCGGGACGTCGGTGACGTGACCACCCTGGCCGATGCCAGCGTCATGGACCAGATCGCCAGCGGCCTGAAGTCCGGCTCCGACGAGGACTGA
- the murQ gene encoding N-acetylmuramic acid 6-phosphate etherase — protein MMTVPRQVVHVDSPTEQRNPRTVDIDQMSTTGILAAINAEDRLVPDAVQAVLPQLATAVDYATEALRGGHRVHYVGAGTSGRLATLDAAELVPTFNVPPDWFVAHHAGGERALRHAVENAEDDTKAGAAEVSTSVADGDFVLGLTASGRTPFVLGALREAKRNGARTALVSGNPNAVRPPELDVLIAVDTGPEAIAGSTRMKAGTAQKIVLTAFSTATMIKLGRTYSNLMVSMRATNAKLRGRTLRILREATGMSSQDCSDALHEAGGDLKTALVQLLSGVATVEAADALTDHGGHVRDALDAVRVRAG, from the coding sequence CTGATGACCGTGCCGCGCCAGGTTGTGCACGTCGACTCCCCGACAGAACAACGCAACCCACGGACCGTCGACATCGACCAGATGTCGACCACCGGCATCCTCGCGGCGATCAACGCCGAGGACCGGCTGGTTCCGGACGCGGTGCAGGCGGTGCTGCCGCAGTTGGCGACCGCGGTCGACTACGCGACCGAGGCGCTGCGCGGCGGGCACCGCGTGCACTACGTCGGCGCGGGCACCTCCGGCAGGCTGGCCACCCTGGACGCGGCGGAGCTGGTGCCGACGTTCAACGTGCCGCCGGACTGGTTCGTGGCGCATCACGCGGGCGGCGAGCGTGCGCTGCGGCACGCCGTCGAGAACGCCGAGGACGACACCAAGGCCGGAGCCGCGGAGGTGAGCACCTCCGTGGCCGACGGCGACTTCGTGCTCGGCCTCACCGCCTCCGGGCGGACGCCGTTCGTCCTCGGCGCGCTGCGCGAGGCGAAACGGAACGGGGCGCGCACCGCGCTGGTGTCCGGCAACCCGAACGCCGTCCGGCCACCCGAGCTGGACGTGCTGATCGCGGTGGACACCGGGCCGGAGGCGATCGCGGGCTCCACCCGGATGAAGGCGGGCACGGCGCAGAAGATCGTGCTGACCGCGTTCTCCACCGCCACGATGATCAAGCTCGGCCGGACGTACTCGAACCTGATGGTCAGCATGCGGGCCACCAACGCCAAGCTGCGCGGCCGCACGCTGCGCATCCTGCGCGAGGCCACCGGGATGAGCTCGCAGGACTGCTCGGACGCGCTGCACGAGGCGGGTGGCGACCTGAAGACCGCGCTGGTCCAGTTACTGTCCGGCGTGGCCACGGTGGAGGCGGCGGACGCGCTCACCGATCACGGTGGGCATGTCCGGGACGCGCTGGACGCCGTGCGGGTGCGTGCGGGCTGA
- a CDS encoding GNAT family N-acetyltransferase — protein MNEEWHRHPTLTGDRVRLEPLGTRHAEGLYRAGRDPGVWTWLSSHQPTDVAGSRAQIEHVLAEADRLAWAQIDTRTGQVAGTTSYYQIDPAHRNLLIGHTWIGVPWQRTPLNTEAKLLLLRRAFEVLGATRVAWETDIRNERSQRAIARLGATREGLLRAHRIRKDGSLRDTVVYSVTAGEWPAVRDHLLSRTA, from the coding sequence GTGAACGAGGAATGGCACCGACACCCCACCCTGACCGGCGACCGGGTCCGGTTGGAGCCACTCGGTACGCGGCACGCCGAGGGCCTCTACCGGGCGGGCCGCGACCCCGGCGTCTGGACCTGGCTCAGCAGCCACCAGCCCACCGACGTCGCGGGCTCCCGCGCGCAGATCGAGCACGTCCTCGCCGAGGCCGACCGGCTCGCCTGGGCGCAGATCGACACCCGTACCGGCCAGGTGGCCGGGACCACGTCGTATTACCAGATCGATCCGGCGCACCGGAACCTGCTCATCGGCCACACCTGGATCGGCGTGCCATGGCAGCGGACGCCGCTGAACACCGAGGCGAAGCTGCTGTTGCTCCGCCGTGCCTTCGAGGTACTCGGGGCGACCAGGGTCGCCTGGGAAACCGATATCCGCAACGAGCGCTCGCAGCGGGCGATCGCGCGACTCGGCGCCACCCGCGAGGGCCTCCTGCGCGCGCACCGGATCCGCAAGGACGGCAGCCTGCGCGACACCGTGGTCTACTCGGTGACCGCGGGCGAGTGGCCCGCCGTGCGTGACCACCTGTTGTCCAGGACGGCATAG
- a CDS encoding phosphoribosyltransferase → MTVERDELTWELFGSASRQLARQVAEGGFEPDLILSIARGGLFVAGALGYALDVKNLHVMNVEFYTGVDQRLDLPVVLPPVPNAVDLAGAKVLVADDVADTGATLKLVRDFCAEQVAEVRCAVVYEKPWTTVSCEYVWRRTDRWINFPWSTLPPVVRREGQVLDA, encoded by the coding sequence ATGACGGTGGAGCGGGACGAGCTCACCTGGGAGCTGTTCGGTTCGGCGAGCAGGCAGCTGGCGCGGCAGGTCGCGGAGGGCGGTTTCGAACCCGACCTGATCCTGTCGATCGCGCGGGGCGGGTTGTTCGTCGCGGGAGCCCTCGGGTACGCGCTGGACGTCAAGAACCTGCACGTGATGAACGTGGAGTTCTACACCGGCGTCGATCAGCGGCTCGACCTGCCGGTGGTGCTGCCGCCGGTACCCAACGCGGTGGACCTGGCGGGTGCGAAGGTACTGGTGGCGGACGACGTCGCGGATACCGGCGCCACCCTGAAGCTGGTCCGGGACTTCTGCGCGGAGCAGGTGGCCGAGGTGCGCTGCGCGGTGGTCTACGAGAAGCCGTGGACCACGGTGTCCTGCGAGTACGTGTGGCGGCGCACCGACAGGTGGATCAACTTCCCGTGGTCCACGCTGCCGCCGGTGGTCCGCAGGGAGGGGCAGGTGCTGGACGCATGA